One Pseudodesulfovibrio senegalensis DNA segment encodes these proteins:
- the nifJ gene encoding pyruvate:ferredoxin (flavodoxin) oxidoreductase: MAKKMKTMDGNTAAAHVSYALSECAAIYPITPSSNMGEIADDWAAQGRKNIFGQTVKVRQLQSEAGAAGAVHGSLSAGALTTTFTASQGLLLMIPNMYKIAGELLPGVFHVSARAVAGHALSIFGDHQDVMACRQTGFAMLAAASVQEVMDLSLVAHLSTIESSVPFLHFFDGFRTSHEIQKIETIDYDDMAGLVNMEKVEAFRARSMNPEHPQIRGTAQNPDIYFQGREAANPYYDKLTDIVVAEMEKVSKLTGRPYKPFDYVGAPDADRIVVAMGSGCEAIEEVVNHMVAAGEKVGLVKVRLYRPFSIEHFLNVLPASVARITVLDRTKEPGALGDPLYQDICTVFAEKGNAPEVIPGRYGLGSKEFTPAMIKSVYDNMGEDAPKTHFVVGIEDDVTNTSLVVAEALDTTPQGTVQCKFWGLGSDGTVGANKQAIKIIGDNTDMYAQGYFAYDSKKSGGITVSHLRFGEKPIQSTYLVAAADYVACHKSSYVRQYDVLDGIKDGGVFVLNSAWSAEDMERKLPASMKRAIAEKGLKFYNVDAVKIATEVGLGNRINMVMQTVFFKLADVIPFEQAVDLLKDSIQKAYGKKGDHIVKMNVDAVDKAVDALTEIPVPASWKDAVDTDTPENNDPEFIRDVVRPILAQKGDNLPVSSFSADGIFPVATSKFEKRGVAIMVPEWIADNCIQCNQCAFVCPHSALRPVLVNDDEAAKAPESFATLDAKGKQFKGLKYRMQVNTMDCLGCGNCADICPAKDKALVMKPLATQVEAEVPNFDFSETVSYKDDLAARNTVKGSQFQQSLLEFSGACAGCGETPYVKVLTQMFGERMVISNATGCSSIWGASAPTTPYCVNKDGHGPTWGNSLFEDAAEYGYGMNMAVEQRRARLADKVEAALADASGELAEAMQGWLDNRDDSVKSREYGDAMKALLKGETEGLLGEIAGMSDLYTKKSVWVFGGDGWAYDIGFGGVDHVLASGEDVNILVMDTEVYSNTGGQSSKATPLGSIAKFAAAGKRTGKKDLARMAMTYGYVYVASVAMGADKAQMMKAFQEAEAYPGPSLIICYAPCINQGIRKGMGKTQEEQKLAVKSGYWPLYRYNPQLADQGKNPFLLESKDPDGTLQEFLSGENRYAMLERFYPEASEALRAKIEEDYNARYETLKHMASADHFAAADSAEGEE; this comes from the coding sequence ATGGCGAAAAAAATGAAAACCATGGACGGCAACACCGCTGCCGCACATGTATCCTACGCCCTGAGCGAATGTGCGGCGATCTACCCGATCACGCCTTCCTCCAATATGGGCGAAATTGCCGACGACTGGGCCGCCCAGGGTCGCAAAAACATTTTCGGACAGACCGTCAAGGTTCGCCAGCTGCAGTCCGAAGCCGGTGCAGCCGGTGCCGTGCACGGTTCCCTGTCTGCCGGCGCGTTGACCACCACGTTCACCGCGTCCCAGGGACTGCTGCTGATGATTCCGAACATGTACAAGATCGCCGGTGAATTGCTGCCCGGCGTTTTTCATGTTTCGGCCCGTGCCGTTGCCGGTCATGCGCTTTCCATTTTCGGCGACCATCAGGACGTCATGGCCTGCCGCCAGACCGGATTCGCCATGCTGGCTGCCGCGTCCGTGCAGGAAGTGATGGACCTTTCGCTGGTGGCGCACCTGTCCACCATCGAATCCAGCGTGCCGTTCCTGCATTTCTTTGACGGTTTCCGCACCTCCCATGAAATCCAGAAGATCGAGACCATCGATTATGATGATATGGCCGGTCTGGTGAACATGGAAAAGGTTGAGGCCTTCCGTGCCCGGTCCATGAACCCCGAGCATCCGCAGATCCGCGGCACCGCACAAAACCCGGATATCTACTTCCAGGGCCGTGAAGCCGCCAACCCCTACTACGACAAGCTCACTGACATCGTTGTGGCTGAGATGGAAAAGGTCAGCAAGTTGACCGGCCGTCCCTACAAGCCGTTCGACTATGTGGGCGCTCCTGACGCTGATCGTATTGTCGTGGCCATGGGCTCCGGCTGCGAGGCCATCGAAGAAGTGGTCAACCACATGGTTGCCGCGGGCGAAAAGGTCGGCCTGGTCAAGGTCCGCCTGTATCGTCCGTTCTCCATCGAACATTTCCTGAACGTCCTCCCGGCATCCGTTGCCCGCATCACCGTGCTGGACCGCACCAAGGAGCCTGGCGCTCTCGGCGATCCCCTGTATCAGGACATCTGCACCGTGTTCGCGGAAAAGGGCAATGCCCCGGAAGTCATCCCCGGTCGTTACGGTCTGGGCTCCAAGGAGTTCACCCCGGCAATGATCAAGTCCGTGTACGACAACATGGGCGAGGATGCTCCCAAGACCCACTTTGTGGTGGGCATCGAGGACGACGTCACCAATACCTCCCTTGTTGTGGCCGAGGCCCTGGATACAACCCCGCAAGGCACTGTACAGTGCAAGTTCTGGGGCCTCGGTTCCGACGGTACCGTCGGCGCCAACAAGCAGGCCATCAAAATCATCGGCGACAACACCGACATGTACGCTCAGGGATACTTTGCCTACGACTCCAAGAAGTCCGGCGGCATCACCGTCTCCCACCTGCGTTTCGGTGAAAAGCCCATCCAGTCCACCTACCTTGTGGCCGCGGCCGACTACGTGGCCTGCCACAAGTCCAGCTATGTTCGCCAGTACGACGTTCTGGACGGCATCAAGGACGGCGGCGTGTTCGTGCTGAACTCCGCCTGGAGCGCCGAGGACATGGAGCGCAAGCTGCCCGCGTCCATGAAGCGCGCCATCGCCGAAAAGGGACTGAAGTTCTACAATGTGGATGCCGTGAAGATCGCCACCGAGGTGGGTCTGGGCAACCGCATCAACATGGTCATGCAGACCGTGTTCTTCAAACTTGCAGACGTGATCCCCTTCGAGCAGGCAGTTGATCTGCTCAAGGACTCCATCCAGAAGGCTTACGGCAAGAAGGGCGACCACATCGTCAAGATGAACGTGGACGCCGTTGACAAGGCCGTTGACGCCCTGACGGAGATTCCGGTGCCTGCCTCCTGGAAGGATGCCGTGGATACCGACACCCCCGAGAACAACGATCCCGAATTCATTCGCGACGTTGTTCGTCCCATCCTGGCTCAGAAGGGCGACAACCTTCCGGTTTCCTCCTTCAGCGCCGACGGCATCTTCCCGGTGGCCACCTCCAAGTTCGAAAAGCGCGGCGTGGCCATCATGGTACCCGAATGGATTGCCGACAACTGCATCCAGTGCAACCAGTGCGCGTTCGTTTGCCCGCACAGCGCCCTGCGCCCGGTGCTGGTCAACGATGACGAGGCTGCCAAAGCTCCGGAGAGCTTTGCAACCCTGGACGCCAAGGGCAAGCAGTTCAAGGGCCTCAAGTATCGTATGCAGGTCAACACCATGGACTGCCTGGGCTGCGGCAACTGCGCCGACATCTGCCCGGCCAAGGACAAGGCTCTGGTCATGAAGCCTCTGGCTACCCAGGTGGAAGCCGAGGTTCCCAACTTCGATTTCAGCGAGACCGTTTCCTACAAGGATGACCTCGCTGCCCGCAACACGGTCAAAGGCAGCCAGTTCCAGCAGTCTCTGCTGGAATTCTCCGGCGCCTGTGCCGGGTGCGGCGAAACCCCGTACGTCAAGGTGCTGACCCAGATGTTCGGCGAACGCATGGTCATCTCCAACGCCACGGGTTGTTCCTCCATCTGGGGTGCTTCCGCTCCCACCACGCCGTACTGCGTGAACAAGGACGGACACGGCCCGACCTGGGGCAACTCCCTGTTCGAGGACGCTGCCGAATACGGTTACGGCATGAACATGGCCGTGGAACAGCGCCGTGCACGCCTGGCCGACAAGGTCGAGGCTGCTCTGGCCGATGCTTCCGGCGAACTGGCCGAAGCCATGCAGGGCTGGCTGGACAACCGTGACGATTCCGTCAAGTCCCGCGAATACGGCGACGCCATGAAGGCGCTGCTCAAGGGTGAAACCGAAGGCCTGCTGGGCGAGATCGCCGGTATGTCCGACCTGTACACCAAGAAGTCCGTCTGGGTCTTCGGTGGTGACGGCTGGGCCTACGACATCGGTTTCGGCGGCGTGGACCATGTGCTCGCTTCCGGCGAGGATGTGAACATTCTGGTCATGGATACCGAGGTCTACTCCAACACCGGCGGTCAGTCCTCCAAGGCAACCCCGCTGGGTTCCATCGCCAAGTTCGCTGCCGCAGGCAAGCGCACCGGCAAGAAGGATCTGGCCCGCATGGCCATGACCTACGGCTACGTGTACGTGGCTTCCGTGGCCATGGGCGCGGACAAGGCCCAGATGATGAAGGCATTCCAGGAGGCCGAAGCCTACCCCGGACCGTCCCTGATCATCTGCTACGCACCGTGCATCAACCAGGGCATCCGCAAGGGCATGGGCAAGACGCAGGAAGAGCAGAAGCTGGCCGTCAAGTCCGGTTACTGGCCCCTGTATCGCTACAACCCGCAGCTGGCCGATCAGGGCAAGAACCCGTTCCTGCTGGAGTCCAAGGACCCCGACGGAACCCTGCAGGAATTCCTCTCCGGCGAAAACCGCTATGCCATGCTGGAACGCTTCTATCCCGAAGCTTCCGAGGCCCTGCGCGCCAAGATCGAAGAGGACTACAACGCTCGTTACGAAACCCTGAAGCACATGGCGTCGGCTGATCATTTTGCGGCTGCCGATTCCGCTGAAGGCGAAGAATAA
- a CDS encoding ABC transporter substrate binding protein — MRNYIFILVVLLLLPAQAAWAQKPKKKVLYLNSYHHGYAWSDEIRKGIISVLNDSEFTLEVQTEYMDAKKYNYNYITNKLVTLYRDKFAGEKFDAIIVSDNDAFSFVRQHRAELFPGVPIVFCGVNMSRDPLEVGITGVVERPSIIDTLNVALSFHPGVKRLVVVGDESTTGRYIRQQIENVMSVFEKRLAFEYWTNMGMGEMLTRVRELPDDTILFFIPMYQEVDGRFYTAEEVMEEISKYSTVPLYSSWRFLLGHGSVGGKLLSGQDQGAQAAEMALEVLRGTPVSSIPIVDKPSGEYWFDYKVLKRLHIPEDMLPKGSKLINTPKAFYELPKELFWTIIVSLGILLVITVFLVTNIHERKKGEKKIMDQLSFLEILMDTIPQLVCWKDENQRYLGANRAFTSFFGLERPSSIVSKSDLALLDHTREYAEWANSLDREVFRTRKSVTKARTKVQDLLGNTVWLEITKVPLFDRLGQVVGTLSTAENITKQLSLEKQLLQSQKMEAIGTLAGGIAHDFNNILTSIINSTELAISDVTENSVTQKDLNRVLKAAQRGGNVVKQILAFSRPSQEGFRPTDMGELLYEVLGLVKASLPRNIDIRTDIQTGLNSVNADPTQLHQVVLNLCTNSFQALRASGGVLKVELAEVELGLDDARMLNLRPDTYLKLSISDNGPGIPMDILDKIFDPFFTTKDKTEGTGLGLAVVHGIVKGHNGAITVSSSPWDNTRFDIYLPSNEKLDESGSIPLHKLAPGVGRILFVEDDEDQLQTTPRILESLGYDVVATSDPMEVIGMVARDPYVFDLVITDFDMPDTNGVELALSLQDTAPHLPVMLVSGREDAATAASRLKNIKRVVIKPYNKNIIAEAIDSVLGS; from the coding sequence ATGAGAAATTATATATTTATTTTGGTCGTCTTGCTCCTGTTGCCTGCGCAGGCAGCATGGGCGCAGAAGCCCAAGAAAAAAGTTTTGTATCTGAACTCTTACCATCATGGATATGCCTGGTCGGACGAAATCCGCAAGGGGATAATATCGGTTTTGAACGATAGCGAGTTCACGCTTGAGGTTCAGACCGAATATATGGATGCCAAGAAATACAATTACAACTACATCACCAACAAGCTCGTCACCCTGTATCGCGACAAGTTCGCCGGGGAGAAATTCGACGCCATCATCGTTTCCGACAATGACGCCTTCAGTTTCGTCCGCCAACACCGTGCCGAACTTTTTCCAGGTGTTCCCATTGTCTTCTGCGGCGTGAACATGTCCCGAGATCCATTGGAAGTCGGTATCACCGGGGTTGTTGAGCGGCCTTCCATCATCGACACTCTGAACGTGGCGCTTTCCTTCCACCCCGGAGTAAAACGGTTGGTGGTGGTAGGCGATGAATCCACGACGGGCCGGTATATCCGCCAGCAGATCGAAAACGTCATGTCGGTCTTTGAAAAACGTTTGGCGTTCGAATACTGGACCAATATGGGCATGGGGGAAATGCTGACGCGAGTCAGGGAACTGCCTGACGACACGATACTTTTCTTCATTCCCATGTATCAGGAAGTTGACGGCCGGTTTTATACCGCTGAAGAGGTCATGGAGGAAATATCCAAGTACAGCACCGTCCCTCTCTACAGTTCGTGGCGATTCCTGCTTGGTCACGGCAGTGTGGGTGGCAAGCTGTTGTCCGGCCAGGACCAGGGGGCGCAGGCGGCCGAGATGGCCCTTGAGGTGCTGCGGGGAACACCGGTTTCCTCGATACCCATTGTGGACAAGCCGTCCGGGGAATACTGGTTCGACTACAAGGTTCTGAAGCGCCTGCATATTCCCGAAGACATGCTGCCCAAGGGCAGCAAGCTGATCAACACGCCCAAGGCTTTTTACGAATTGCCCAAGGAACTGTTCTGGACCATTATCGTCAGCCTCGGAATCTTGCTGGTGATCACCGTGTTTTTGGTCACCAACATTCATGAGCGCAAAAAGGGCGAAAAAAAGATCATGGACCAGCTTTCCTTTCTGGAAATCCTCATGGACACCATTCCGCAATTGGTGTGCTGGAAAGATGAAAATCAGCGATATCTCGGAGCCAACAGGGCCTTTACCAGCTTTTTCGGTCTGGAGCGGCCAAGCTCCATTGTCTCCAAGAGCGATCTGGCCCTGCTGGATCATACCCGCGAGTATGCCGAATGGGCCAATTCGCTGGACAGGGAGGTTTTTCGGACCCGCAAGTCCGTAACCAAGGCCCGTACCAAGGTGCAGGACCTTTTGGGCAATACCGTATGGCTGGAGATAACCAAGGTTCCCCTGTTCGACAGGTTGGGGCAGGTGGTGGGGACTCTGAGTACGGCCGAGAACATCACCAAGCAGCTCAGTCTTGAGAAACAGCTTTTGCAATCCCAGAAAATGGAAGCCATCGGGACGTTGGCAGGAGGGATTGCCCATGATTTCAACAATATTCTGACATCAATCATCAACTCGACCGAGCTTGCGATCAGTGATGTGACCGAGAACTCCGTGACCCAGAAGGATTTGAATCGTGTGCTCAAGGCTGCCCAGCGTGGCGGCAACGTGGTCAAGCAGATTCTGGCTTTCAGCCGTCCTTCGCAAGAGGGCTTCCGCCCTACGGATATGGGTGAGCTTTTGTACGAGGTGCTCGGGTTGGTCAAGGCTTCCCTGCCCAGGAATATCGATATCCGGACCGATATCCAGACGGGGTTGAACAGTGTGAATGCTGATCCGACACAGTTGCATCAGGTCGTTCTCAACCTGTGCACCAATTCGTTTCAGGCACTTCGCGCTTCGGGTGGCGTGCTCAAGGTGGAACTGGCCGAGGTCGAACTCGGGCTCGATGATGCCCGCATGCTCAACCTGCGGCCCGATACCTATCTCAAGCTGAGCATCAGCGACAACGGTCCCGGTATTCCGATGGATATTCTGGACAAGATATTCGATCCCTTTTTCACCACAAAGGACAAGACAGAAGGGACAGGGCTGGGGCTGGCCGTTGTCCACGGTATCGTCAAGGGCCACAACGGCGCCATCACGGTTTCCAGTTCCCCCTGGGACAATACGCGTTTCGACATATACCTGCCCAGCAACGAGAAGCTGGATGAAAGTGGTTCCATTCCCTTGCACAAGCTGGCCCCGGGCGTGGGACGGATTCTCTTTGTGGAGGACGATGAGGACCAGCTGCAGACGACGCCGCGCATTCTGGAAAGTCTCGGATACGACGTGGTTGCCACAAGCGATCCCATGGAGGTCATCGGCATGGTCGCTCGCGATCCCTACGTGTTTGATCTGGTGATTACGGATTTTGACATGCCCGATACCAACGGCGTGGAGCTGGCCCTGAGCCTTCAGGATACGGCCCCGCACCTTCCGGTCATGCTGGTGTCCGGCAGGGAAGACGCGGCCACCGCGGCCTCCCGATTGAAAAACATCAAACGCGTTGTTATCAAGCCCTACAACAAGAACATAATTGCCGAAGCCATTGATTCCGTGCTCGGCAGCTGA
- a CDS encoding sigma-54-dependent transcriptional regulator has product MSKVLIIDDDHEVCETIESLVSRLSHEAVSAHTLTDGLARLEDGGIDVVFLDVRLPDGSGMDILPHIAAHADAPEVIILTGRGDPDGAELAIQQGVWDYLLKPSSVREITLTLGRALKYHDQKLGQAAQQKLNLSGLVGEGPAFKAMLRLAAQAAGSDSAVLITGETGTGKELMARIIHQNSSRSQDNFVVVDCASLTESLVESTLFGHKKGAFTGAQTDRTGLIRMADGGTLFLDEVGEMPLSLQKSFLRVLQERTFRPVGETREQTSNFRLLSATNKDLEALVEQGEFRSDLLFRLKTFSMHLPPLRQRLDDLRPLSLFRVATLCKRYGVAEKGFGSDFFLTLESYDWPGNIRELFNILERAVVSSGEEKTLYSMHLPRDLRIKVARKQVRRFTGSDVDSDAPEEAVSEGVRKIGHDLFSEIYEQPLPTLREFKSMAERVYLSELIRRCEGDSAQVLKLSGLSRSHFYALLKKYDITM; this is encoded by the coding sequence GTGTCCAAGGTTCTGATTATCGATGACGACCATGAGGTGTGCGAAACCATAGAAAGTCTGGTGTCCAGGCTTTCTCACGAGGCGGTTTCCGCACACACCCTGACTGACGGGCTGGCCCGACTTGAAGACGGCGGAATTGATGTCGTTTTTCTGGACGTGCGCCTCCCGGACGGCAGCGGCATGGATATATTGCCTCACATCGCGGCCCACGCCGATGCTCCCGAAGTGATCATACTTACGGGCAGGGGCGATCCGGATGGCGCGGAGCTGGCCATCCAGCAGGGTGTATGGGACTACCTTCTCAAACCTTCCTCGGTGCGTGAAATCACGCTGACGCTCGGGCGGGCCCTCAAGTACCATGACCAGAAGCTGGGTCAGGCCGCGCAACAGAAGCTGAATCTGAGCGGACTTGTGGGCGAGGGGCCGGCCTTCAAGGCGATGCTCCGGCTTGCGGCGCAGGCCGCGGGCAGTGATTCCGCGGTGCTTATTACCGGCGAAACCGGTACGGGCAAGGAACTCATGGCCCGAATTATTCATCAGAACAGTTCCAGGTCCCAGGATAATTTCGTGGTCGTGGATTGCGCATCGTTGACCGAGTCCTTGGTCGAATCCACGCTTTTCGGCCACAAGAAAGGAGCCTTTACCGGAGCCCAGACCGACCGGACCGGGCTGATCCGCATGGCGGACGGCGGAACCCTGTTTCTTGACGAAGTGGGCGAAATGCCGCTTTCGTTGCAGAAGTCGTTTTTGCGTGTTCTGCAGGAGCGTACTTTCCGGCCTGTGGGCGAAACCCGGGAACAGACAAGTAATTTCAGGCTGCTCTCCGCCACCAACAAGGATCTTGAAGCTTTGGTGGAACAAGGAGAGTTTCGTAGCGATCTTCTTTTTCGGCTCAAGACGTTTTCCATGCACCTGCCGCCATTGCGGCAACGGCTGGACGATTTGAGGCCGTTGAGCCTGTTTCGGGTGGCCACGCTTTGCAAACGCTACGGGGTTGCGGAAAAAGGATTCGGTTCCGATTTCTTTCTGACGCTTGAAAGTTATGACTGGCCGGGGAACATTCGGGAACTGTTCAATATCCTCGAGCGGGCTGTGGTCAGCTCCGGGGAAGAAAAAACATTGTATTCCATGCATCTGCCGAGGGACCTGCGCATCAAGGTGGCCAGAAAACAGGTGCGCAGGTTTACGGGGTCGGATGTGGATTCCGATGCGCCGGAAGAGGCGGTTTCCGAAGGCGTCCGAAAAATCGGACACGACCTTTTCAGCGAGATATACGAACAGCCTCTGCCCACCCTGCGGGAGTTTAAGTCCATGGCAGAAAGGGTATATTTGAGTGAGTTGATCCGTCGGTGCGAGGGGGATTCCGCTCAGGTGCTGAAATTGTCCGGTCTTTCCCGTTCGCATTTTTACGCGCTTTTGAAGAAGTATGACATAACCATGTAA